From Bosea sp. NBC_00550, the proteins below share one genomic window:
- a CDS encoding ABC transporter permease produces the protein MNRLRSNPSLSVGLAMLALLGACVALGQIWTPHDPFEIDYGNTLQQPSLANWFGTDDLGRDVASRVLAGGYVDLKVALICVIAPAILGVVIGAISGFIGGRVDTFIMRITDIFWAFPFYVLVIAIVGVLGPGEANLYLAFLLVNWISFARIVRGEVLVLRNLEFVQAARSLGCSTPRIVTAHILPNAVNPAIVYAMADVVLTILAVTSLSFLGLGIQPPTPEWGLMISDGRQFLFDAWWIATFPGLAIIYTGVTFALIGEGLDTALRPKG, from the coding sequence CTCGCCATGCTCGCGTTGCTCGGCGCCTGCGTCGCGCTCGGCCAGATCTGGACGCCGCATGATCCCTTCGAGATCGACTACGGCAACACGCTGCAGCAGCCCTCCCTCGCCAACTGGTTCGGCACCGACGACCTCGGCCGCGACGTTGCCTCGCGCGTGCTGGCCGGCGGCTATGTCGATCTCAAAGTGGCGCTGATCTGCGTCATTGCGCCGGCCATTCTCGGCGTCGTGATCGGCGCGATCTCGGGCTTCATCGGCGGACGCGTCGACACCTTCATCATGCGCATCACCGATATCTTCTGGGCCTTCCCGTTCTATGTCCTCGTCATCGCCATCGTCGGCGTGCTCGGCCCGGGCGAGGCCAATCTCTATCTCGCCTTCCTCCTGGTGAACTGGATTTCCTTCGCCCGCATCGTGCGGGGCGAAGTTCTGGTGCTGCGCAATCTCGAATTCGTGCAGGCGGCGCGCAGCCTCGGCTGCTCGACCCCGCGGATCGTCACCGCCCATATCCTCCCTAATGCGGTCAACCCTGCCATCGTCTATGCGATGGCGGATGTGGTGCTCACCATCCTCGCGGTTACCTCGCTCAGTTTCCTCGGCCTCGGCATCCAGCCGCCGACGCCGGAATGGGGGCTGATGATCTCGGATGGCCGGCAGTTCCTGTTCGACGCCTGGTGGATCGCAACCTTCCCCGGGCTCGCCATCATCTACACCGGCGTTACCTTCGCGTTGATCGGCGAGGGCCTCGACACCGCGCTGCGGCCCAAGGGCTGA
- a CDS encoding serine hydrolase: MSFFDDDPELQRIGSLITDKAETAFGARGVPSEQFGYVLLRPGRDGERPKGAALRPEWRSYPCSLVKVFFVVAAQAALESGQLSAHEELDRAMRDMILWSSNSATNYIIDLFTQTTGDTLLDEQDIAAWCERREAVNRFFAQLGWPELKDINLNQKLMDDLRYGREKIGLDRSPGGHNALTPIAMARLMHEIFHGSVLSEAGRNKVRGLLARDLASSFVSRGAYQVQGYLAGGMPEGTQIWSKAGRTRWLGDERADFRRHDALRAILPDGQEFILTVFAQGEAIAEDDGFVPALGAIVAGEMKSNARVGIAP; the protein is encoded by the coding sequence ATGAGCTTCTTCGACGACGATCCGGAATTGCAGCGCATTGGATCGCTGATCACCGACAAGGCCGAGACCGCCTTCGGAGCGCGGGGCGTCCCAAGCGAGCAGTTCGGCTACGTCCTGCTGCGGCCGGGTCGGGATGGTGAGCGGCCGAAAGGCGCCGCCTTGCGCCCTGAATGGCGCAGCTATCCCTGCTCGCTCGTGAAAGTCTTCTTCGTCGTCGCCGCGCAGGCCGCACTGGAATCGGGACAACTCAGCGCCCACGAGGAACTCGACCGCGCCATGCGCGACATGATCCTGTGGTCGTCCAATTCGGCAACGAATTACATCATCGACCTGTTCACGCAGACGACGGGTGACACCCTGCTCGACGAACAGGACATTGCCGCGTGGTGCGAGCGTCGCGAAGCGGTCAATCGCTTCTTCGCCCAGCTCGGCTGGCCCGAGCTGAAAGACATCAACCTCAACCAGAAGCTGATGGACGATCTCCGCTATGGCCGCGAGAAGATCGGCCTCGACCGCTCTCCAGGCGGCCACAATGCGCTGACGCCGATTGCCATGGCCCGGCTGATGCACGAGATCTTCCATGGCTCGGTGCTGAGCGAGGCCGGGCGGAACAAGGTCCGCGGCCTGCTCGCACGCGACCTCGCGAGTTCGTTCGTCAGCCGCGGCGCCTATCAGGTTCAAGGTTATCTCGCCGGCGGCATGCCCGAAGGCACGCAGATTTGGTCGAAGGCCGGGCGCACGCGCTGGCTCGGCGACGAGCGCGCCGATTTCCGCCGCCATGATGCCCTGCGCGCCATTCTGCCGGACGGGCAGGAATTCATCCTCACGGTCTTCGCCCAGGGAGAGGCGATCGCCGAGGATGACGGTTTCGTGCCGGCGCTCGGCGCGATCGTCGCAGGCGAGATGAAGTCAAATGCGCGAGTCGGCATCGCGCCATGA
- a CDS encoding gamma-glutamyltransferase, whose translation MQTFAIQRPAVHSAHGLVAAQNRHAAQAGADVLSRGGNAMDAAVVAALVLSTVEPWLSGVGGGGFLVHADGATGATETLDFNVRSAAGLDPADYPLADAQAGNWFSWPSVVGDRNVSGYSSICVPGAIAGLAAALERHGSISWEEALQPAIEHAERGLEIDWYAALCIAIEAPGLARDPTLSAILLDQGHGPKAGADTRRFKPMTLKAKLLRRLAKAGARDFYEGESAALIAGDLEAGGSPLRAGDLATYEVVWAPALTGRYRDFDIAAVPGLSGGPTFFDAAERLASGPLSRETSPARTALLYATAIRQAYEKRLTTLGHAATPQAGCTSHVSVVDRTGTMVSLTNTLLSRFGAKVALPRAGIIMNNGMMWFDPRPGQPNAIAAGKKPLANMCPLILSRAGRPVLSIGAAGGRTIFPTILQLISGMVDFGLSLEEVFHRPRLDASTPRIKIDARAEADVAATVAGAFPVEVVEDTLYPVNFSIPSAVMAAEGGFTGMAHPTSPWAGVAAASA comes from the coding sequence ATGCAGACCTTCGCCATCCAGCGGCCCGCCGTGCATTCGGCTCACGGCCTTGTCGCGGCCCAGAACCGTCACGCGGCGCAAGCCGGCGCCGATGTACTGTCGCGCGGCGGCAATGCGATGGATGCGGCCGTCGTCGCCGCGCTGGTGCTCAGCACCGTCGAACCCTGGCTCTCGGGCGTCGGTGGCGGCGGCTTTCTGGTCCATGCCGATGGCGCGACGGGAGCGACCGAGACGCTCGACTTCAATGTACGCTCGGCCGCCGGGCTCGACCCGGCCGATTATCCGCTTGCCGATGCCCAGGCAGGGAACTGGTTCAGCTGGCCCTCGGTCGTCGGAGACCGCAACGTCTCCGGCTATAGCTCGATCTGCGTACCCGGCGCGATCGCCGGGCTTGCCGCCGCGCTGGAGCGTCATGGCTCGATCTCCTGGGAGGAAGCGCTCCAGCCTGCGATCGAGCATGCCGAGCGCGGTCTGGAAATCGACTGGTATGCCGCGCTTTGCATCGCGATCGAGGCGCCGGGCCTTGCGCGCGACCCCACGCTCTCGGCTATCCTGCTCGACCAGGGCCACGGCCCGAAGGCCGGCGCCGACACAAGGCGCTTCAAGCCGATGACGCTGAAGGCCAAGTTGTTGCGCCGGCTCGCCAAGGCGGGAGCGCGCGACTTCTATGAAGGCGAGAGCGCCGCGTTGATCGCAGGCGATCTCGAAGCTGGCGGTTCGCCGCTGCGCGCCGGCGACCTTGCCACCTATGAGGTGGTCTGGGCTCCGGCGCTGACCGGGCGCTATCGCGACTTCGACATCGCGGCGGTGCCTGGCTTGAGTGGCGGGCCGACCTTCTTCGACGCAGCGGAACGACTTGCCAGCGGCCCACTATCCCGCGAAACGTCACCGGCCCGGACGGCCCTTCTCTATGCTACAGCCATCCGCCAGGCCTATGAAAAGCGCCTGACCACGCTCGGCCACGCCGCGACGCCGCAGGCCGGATGCACCTCGCATGTCAGCGTGGTCGACCGCACGGGCACGATGGTTTCTCTGACCAACACGCTGCTCTCGCGCTTCGGCGCCAAGGTCGCCCTGCCTCGGGCCGGCATCATCATGAACAACGGCATGATGTGGTTCGACCCGCGCCCGGGCCAGCCCAACGCCATCGCGGCCGGCAAGAAGCCGCTCGCCAATATGTGTCCGCTCATTTTGAGCCGGGCGGGCCGCCCCGTGCTTTCGATAGGCGCGGCCGGCGGCCGCACCATTTTCCCGACGATCCTGCAGTTGATCTCCGGCATGGTCGATTTCGGCCTGTCGCTGGAGGAGGTCTTTCACCGCCCGCGCCTCGACGCCTCGACGCCACGCATCAAGATCGACGCCCGTGCCGAGGCCGACGTGGCGGCGACCGTCGCCGGCGCCTTCCCCGTCGAGGTCGTCGAGGACACGTTGTATCCCGTGAATTTCTCGATCCCCTCGGCCGTGATGGCCGCCGAAGGCGGCTTCACAGGCATGGCGCATCCGACCAGTCCCTGGGCAGGCGTAGCAGCGGCCTCGGCATAA
- a CDS encoding polysaccharide deacetylase family protein, with translation MNPTTLSPAAFPNAGYEWPQGKSSAFCFTVDVDAESPYQWSLPTDAPQTLGQIEQRLFGPRIGIWRILDLLDRYGIKATMFVPGLVAKNHPELLPAFVARGHEIGLHGYFHELATEAGPEEFARALDESLALFKSQAGIVPTGFRSPAWEMTPFMLAEIKRRGLYDSSLMGFDHPYTIDGVTQVPVLWAVDDAIYFRFTGSPTDKAPPSPQGGILEAWLDEWHVLHREGRMMMLTIHDWISGRAGRVCMLEKLLDVITTSPGTWIATVGELAAHHAASANAERFSVPMHLPEASAPHRFKAPR, from the coding sequence ATGAACCCGACCACCTTGTCACCGGCAGCCTTCCCGAACGCCGGTTATGAATGGCCGCAGGGCAAGAGCAGTGCCTTCTGCTTCACCGTCGATGTCGACGCCGAGAGCCCCTATCAATGGAGCCTGCCGACGGATGCCCCGCAGACGCTCGGCCAGATCGAGCAGCGCCTGTTCGGCCCCCGCATCGGCATCTGGCGCATCCTCGACCTGCTCGACCGCTACGGCATCAAGGCGACGATGTTCGTGCCGGGGCTGGTCGCGAAGAACCATCCCGAATTGCTGCCGGCATTCGTCGCGCGCGGGCACGAGATCGGCCTGCACGGCTATTTCCACGAGCTCGCGACCGAGGCCGGTCCAGAGGAATTCGCCCGCGCGCTCGATGAATCCTTGGCGTTGTTCAAGAGCCAGGCTGGTATCGTCCCGACCGGCTTTCGTTCGCCAGCCTGGGAGATGACGCCCTTCATGCTGGCTGAGATCAAGCGTCGCGGCCTCTACGATTCCTCGCTTATGGGTTTCGACCACCCCTACACCATCGACGGCGTCACGCAGGTGCCGGTGCTTTGGGCCGTCGATGACGCCATCTATTTCCGCTTCACCGGCAGCCCCACGGACAAGGCACCGCCCTCGCCGCAGGGCGGCATCCTCGAAGCCTGGCTCGACGAGTGGCATGTGCTGCATCGCGAGGGCCGTATGATGATGCTGACGATCCATGACTGGATCTCGGGCCGCGCGGGCCGCGTCTGCATGCTGGAAAAGCTGCTCGATGTGATCACCACCTCGCCGGGCACCTGGATCGCGACGGTCGGTGAACTCGCCGCGCATCATGCCGCCAGCGCCAATGCCGAGCGCTTCAGTGTGCCGATGCATCTGCCCGAGGCTAGCGCGCCCCATCGCTTCAAGGCGCCGCGCTGA
- a CDS encoding SDR family NAD(P)-dependent oxidoreductase: MFEDIKGKRALVTGACGVIGQWIAETLHQAGATLALTDAKGDELSAFAETLGLSGESFCKAADLTDEASIKELTAEIGTRWGAADILVNNAGIYPSAFLLDTSTEEFDRIFSINLRAPFILSRELATQMVRKGVKGSIINISSGASRKMRRTATVYSTSKTALDRLTKGFAVELAEYGIRSNALEPGFAAGSTVSNLSEAHIRNTIAQIPLGRPSSREDVGNALLYLASDASSYVTGATLTVDGGGSAGTLAVHQDKKSAL; this comes from the coding sequence ATGTTCGAGGACATCAAGGGCAAGCGCGCGCTCGTCACCGGGGCCTGCGGCGTGATCGGCCAATGGATTGCGGAGACGCTTCACCAAGCCGGTGCGACCCTGGCGTTGACTGACGCCAAGGGTGATGAACTCTCGGCTTTCGCCGAGACGCTGGGGCTGAGCGGCGAGAGTTTCTGCAAGGCGGCCGATCTCACCGACGAAGCTTCGATCAAGGAGCTGACGGCAGAGATCGGAACGCGCTGGGGCGCCGCCGACATCCTCGTCAACAACGCCGGAATCTACCCCAGTGCCTTCCTGCTGGATACGTCGACCGAAGAGTTCGACCGCATCTTTTCGATCAACCTGCGCGCGCCCTTCATCCTGAGCCGCGAGCTGGCGACGCAGATGGTGCGCAAGGGCGTCAAGGGATCGATCATCAACATTTCGTCCGGCGCCTCGCGCAAGATGCGGCGGACGGCCACCGTCTATTCCACCTCGAAGACAGCGCTCGACCGTCTGACCAAGGGTTTTGCCGTCGAGCTCGCCGAATACGGCATCCGCTCGAACGCGCTCGAGCCTGGTTTTGCCGCCGGAAGCACGGTCAGCAATCTCTCCGAGGCGCATATCCGCAATACCATCGCGCAGATCCCGCTCGGCCGCCCGTCCTCGCGCGAGGATGTCGGCAACGCCCTGCTGTATCTCGCCAGCGACGCGTCGTCCTATGTCACCGGCGCGACGCTGACGGTCGATGGCGGTGGCTCGGCCGGTACGCTCGCAGTCCATCAGGACAAGAAGAGCGCGCTGTGA
- a CDS encoding ABC transporter permease, with product MSDPALPQPRRRFPLKRWWPIAVLALFVMAALCAPLLAPYDPNVQNLVGRLKPPGTVSRSFHYWLGSDELGRDLLSRIIYGTRVSLLVAVLSVLLSGVVGTALGLVAGYRRGWVETAVMRIADVFLSIPAVLLAIITVAVLGPGLVNVVLVLALTRWPRYARVAHAQTLATAGMAYVENAVLAGAGTPRILFRHILPNIAGTLIVVATLEFGLMVLFEAGLSFLGLGVQPPTASWGSMLSTGRNYVATAWWAATLPGLCLFVLVLTVNLTGDAVRDRLDPHFR from the coding sequence ATGAGCGACCCGGCTCTGCCGCAGCCTCGCCGCCGTTTCCCGCTGAAACGCTGGTGGCCGATCGCCGTCCTCGCGCTGTTCGTCATGGCCGCGCTCTGCGCGCCTCTGCTCGCACCCTATGATCCCAATGTTCAGAACCTGGTCGGGCGGCTGAAGCCTCCGGGGACCGTCTCGCGCAGTTTCCATTACTGGCTTGGGTCGGACGAACTCGGCCGCGATCTCCTCAGCCGGATCATCTATGGCACGCGCGTTTCGCTGCTCGTCGCGGTGCTGTCGGTCTTGCTTTCAGGGGTCGTCGGAACTGCGCTCGGGCTTGTCGCCGGCTATCGGCGCGGCTGGGTCGAAACGGCGGTCATGCGCATCGCCGACGTCTTCCTGTCCATCCCGGCAGTGCTTCTCGCCATCATCACGGTCGCGGTTCTCGGCCCCGGCCTTGTCAACGTCGTCCTGGTGCTCGCCCTCACGCGCTGGCCGCGCTATGCCCGCGTGGCGCATGCGCAGACACTGGCCACGGCCGGCATGGCTTATGTCGAGAATGCGGTGCTGGCGGGTGCCGGCACGCCGCGTATTCTCTTCCGGCACATTCTGCCCAACATCGCGGGCACGCTGATCGTCGTGGCGACCTTGGAATTCGGCCTGATGGTCCTGTTCGAGGCGGGCCTTTCCTTCCTCGGCCTCGGCGTGCAGCCCCCGACCGCGAGCTGGGGTTCGATGCTTTCCACTGGCCGCAACTACGTCGCAACCGCCTGGTGGGCCGCCACTCTGCCCGGGCTTTGTCTGTTCGTGCTGGTGCTGACCGTCAACCTGACCGGTGACGCCGTGCGCGACCGTCTAGATCCCCATTTTCGCTGA
- a CDS encoding ABC transporter permease: protein MPGFLLQRAGQALVTILGVATLIFFIQRLTGDPTYLLVPETATKADIDALRHSLGFDRPLFVQYLGFLADLARFDLGQSVVQRVPVIDIIASRLPYTLMLAGGALTVACGIGIPVGILLALFRDSAAAKVAAGLVLAAQSMPTFWSGILLILLFAVTLGWLPPSSTGGFSHLVMPSVALGLLSMATFARITRAALMEELTRDYVRTARARGVGPTRLLLRHVARNAAIPIITVAALEISNLLAGAVIVETVFAWPGLGQVTVQAILARDFLVVQGVVMLGALVTVGLNLLSDFLYSIVDPRIALGAGR from the coding sequence GTGCCTGGCTTCCTCCTGCAGCGCGCCGGACAGGCGCTCGTCACGATCCTGGGCGTGGCGACGTTGATCTTCTTCATCCAGCGGCTGACGGGGGATCCGACCTATCTCCTGGTGCCGGAGACGGCGACCAAGGCCGATATCGACGCCCTCCGCCACTCGCTGGGCTTCGATCGGCCGCTCTTCGTCCAGTATCTCGGCTTCCTCGCCGATCTCGCCCGTTTCGATCTCGGCCAGTCGGTGGTGCAGCGTGTGCCGGTGATCGACATCATCGCCTCGCGCCTGCCCTATACGCTGATGCTGGCGGGCGGAGCGCTGACGGTCGCCTGCGGCATCGGAATACCCGTCGGGATCCTGCTCGCGCTGTTCCGGGACAGCGCCGCCGCGAAGGTCGCCGCGGGCCTCGTGCTCGCCGCACAGAGCATGCCGACCTTCTGGAGCGGCATCCTCCTCATCCTGCTCTTCGCCGTCACCCTGGGCTGGCTGCCGCCCTCCTCGACGGGCGGCTTTTCCCATCTCGTCATGCCTTCCGTCGCGCTCGGGCTGCTTTCGATGGCGACATTCGCGCGGATCACGCGGGCGGCGTTGATGGAGGAACTGACCCGCGACTATGTCCGCACCGCGCGCGCCCGCGGCGTCGGGCCTACGCGCCTGCTTCTGCGCCATGTCGCGCGCAACGCTGCAATCCCGATCATCACCGTGGCCGCGCTCGAGATTTCGAACCTGCTTGCCGGCGCCGTCATCGTCGAGACGGTTTTTGCCTGGCCCGGTCTCGGCCAGGTCACGGTGCAGGCCATCCTCGCCCGCGACTTCCTGGTGGTGCAGGGCGTCGTCATGCTGGGAGCCCTCGTCACGGTTGGGCTCAACCTGCTTTCGGACTTTCTCTACAGCATCGTCGACCCGCGCATCGCCCTTGGGGCCGGGCGATGA
- a CDS encoding ABC transporter substrate-binding protein encodes MKRTRIILAGALLATCLVLPGGAAFAAKERLTIDLVGEPNSLDPHVQWNPDSYYVYRNIFDNLVTRDDKGLIAPQVATAWKQLSDTQIQFQLRDDIVFHDGSKLTAEDVVFSVKRITDPKFASPQLGQFDKITDAVANDAKTVTLTTNGAYPALLAQLAKLSIVPKKVVETVGKDAFNLAPVGSGPYKFGAWQRGVAVTLARNDAYWGTKAPFPSVVFRAIPDAATRVANLMAGTSDLAANLDGDLAAQLKTSQRAMPVPVLTERVAYLAMNVQKEPLNDPRVRRAIAQAIDKQAITDGVLGGTEKPLAQMLSPAHEGFVEGIKDLPFDVAKAKAELAAVGPKARQEIALVTAPVYDQRVVQALQQMLVDAGLNVKIEMTDMGSWLKRMQSGPDSIPVLAFSRWSCGCQDADGVLFPILHSASGWANAKDKTIEDALEAGRQTLDPARRLAAYKIVHERIASENYVIPLYQAAQMYGTAKNLVWTPTPNESIFVNRMSWKD; translated from the coding sequence ATGAAGAGAACACGCATAATTCTCGCTGGCGCGCTGCTCGCCACCTGCCTGGTTCTTCCGGGCGGCGCGGCCTTTGCCGCCAAGGAGCGCCTGACGATCGATCTCGTGGGCGAGCCTAATTCGCTCGATCCGCATGTCCAATGGAACCCGGACAGCTACTACGTCTACCGCAACATCTTCGACAATCTCGTCACCCGCGACGACAAGGGCCTGATCGCGCCACAGGTCGCGACCGCGTGGAAGCAGCTCTCCGACACGCAGATTCAGTTCCAGCTGCGCGACGACATCGTCTTTCACGACGGCTCGAAGCTGACCGCCGAAGATGTCGTCTTCAGCGTCAAGCGCATCACCGATCCCAAATTCGCCAGCCCGCAGCTGGGCCAGTTCGACAAGATCACCGACGCCGTCGCCAACGACGCCAAGACAGTGACGCTCACAACCAACGGCGCCTATCCGGCCCTGCTGGCGCAACTGGCCAAGCTTTCGATCGTACCCAAGAAGGTCGTCGAAACAGTAGGCAAGGATGCCTTCAATCTCGCACCCGTCGGCAGCGGCCCTTACAAATTCGGTGCATGGCAGCGCGGCGTCGCGGTGACGCTTGCGCGCAACGACGCCTATTGGGGCACCAAGGCGCCGTTCCCGAGCGTGGTCTTCCGCGCCATTCCCGATGCCGCGACCCGGGTCGCCAATCTGATGGCGGGGACATCGGATCTCGCTGCCAATCTCGATGGCGATCTCGCGGCCCAGCTCAAGACCTCGCAGCGCGCGATGCCCGTGCCGGTGCTGACCGAGCGCGTCGCCTATCTCGCGATGAACGTCCAGAAGGAACCGCTGAACGATCCGCGCGTGCGCCGCGCCATCGCCCAGGCGATCGACAAGCAGGCGATCACCGATGGCGTGCTCGGCGGCACCGAGAAGCCGCTGGCGCAGATGCTTTCGCCGGCCCATGAGGGATTCGTCGAGGGCATCAAGGATCTGCCGTTCGATGTCGCCAAGGCCAAGGCGGAGCTTGCTGCGGTCGGCCCGAAAGCCAGGCAGGAGATCGCGCTGGTGACCGCGCCGGTCTACGACCAGCGCGTCGTGCAGGCCTTGCAGCAGATGCTCGTCGATGCCGGTCTCAACGTGAAGATCGAGATGACCGACATGGGCTCCTGGCTGAAGCGCATGCAGAGCGGGCCCGATTCCATTCCGGTTCTCGCCTTCAGCCGCTGGTCCTGCGGCTGCCAGGATGCCGACGGCGTGCTCTTCCCGATCCTGCACAGCGCCAGCGGCTGGGCCAATGCCAAGGACAAGACGATCGAGGACGCGCTCGAGGCCGGCCGCCAGACGCTCGACCCGGCCAGGCGGCTGGCCGCGTACAAGATCGTGCATGAGCGCATCGCCAGCGAGAATTACGTGATCCCGCTCTATCAGGCGGCGCAGATGTACGGCACCGCCAAGAACCTCGTCTGGACGCCGACGCCCAATGAAAGCATCTTCGTCAATCGCATGAGCTGGAAGGACTGA
- a CDS encoding ABC transporter substrate-binding protein, protein MTVAWRTYPLAAACAAILALGSVAPAQASKERFVVDLVNEPSSLDPQVQWNPDSYYVYRNIFDNLVTRDDKGEIVPQVATSWKYLSDTEIEFELRPDIAFHDGSKLTADDVVYSVKRITDPKFGSPQLGQFDKIINAAALSPTKVKLTTDGAYPALLAQLVKLSIVPKAIVEAVGKDAFNLKPVGSGPYKLESWQRGVAVTLVRNDAYWGAKGPFPTVVFRAVPDGATRLANLQSGTSDFGVTLDADQAGQLKSAAKAQALIGLTERVAYLRLNASKPPFDNVKLRLAAAYAIDKEGLVDGLLGGYDKPVSQLGTPASFGWIEGLTGPTYDLAKAKALVAEAGPAAKAEIELATAPVFDQRIVQAIQQQLGDAGFTVKIAMSDMASYLKRSQAGPEGTSTLSFGRWSCACQDADGTLFPLIHKSSGWSAYRNPKADALLEEARQTLDKEKRLSAYKQVQEIIAADAPFVPLYQAAVIYGATKSLKWQPTPNESLFLNRMSWSD, encoded by the coding sequence ATGACCGTTGCCTGGCGGACCTATCCTCTCGCGGCAGCCTGTGCCGCGATACTTGCCCTGGGAAGCGTTGCTCCGGCGCAAGCCTCGAAGGAGCGCTTCGTGGTCGACCTCGTGAACGAGCCGTCCTCGCTCGATCCGCAGGTCCAGTGGAACCCCGACAGCTACTACGTCTACCGCAACATCTTCGACAATCTCGTCACCCGCGACGACAAGGGCGAGATCGTCCCGCAGGTCGCGACCTCCTGGAAATATCTGTCGGACACCGAGATCGAGTTCGAGCTCCGCCCCGATATCGCTTTTCACGACGGCTCGAAGCTGACGGCCGACGACGTCGTCTACAGCGTCAAGCGCATCACCGATCCCAAATTCGGCAGTCCCCAGCTCGGGCAGTTCGACAAGATCATCAATGCGGCGGCACTCTCGCCGACCAAGGTCAAGTTGACCACGGACGGCGCCTATCCGGCGCTGCTCGCCCAGCTCGTGAAACTCTCGATCGTTCCCAAGGCGATCGTCGAGGCCGTCGGCAAGGATGCCTTCAACCTGAAGCCGGTCGGCAGCGGGCCCTATAAGTTGGAGAGCTGGCAGCGCGGCGTTGCCGTGACGCTTGTCCGCAACGATGCCTATTGGGGCGCGAAGGGCCCGTTCCCGACCGTGGTCTTCCGCGCCGTGCCCGATGGAGCGACACGACTTGCCAACCTCCAGTCCGGCACCAGCGATTTCGGCGTCACCCTCGACGCCGACCAGGCCGGCCAGCTCAAATCCGCTGCCAAGGCGCAGGCGCTGATCGGTCTGACCGAGCGCGTCGCCTATCTCAGGCTCAACGCGTCGAAGCCGCCCTTCGACAACGTCAAGCTGCGCCTGGCCGCGGCTTATGCGATCGACAAGGAGGGGCTCGTCGACGGCCTGCTCGGCGGCTACGACAAGCCTGTCTCGCAATTGGGCACACCGGCAAGCTTCGGTTGGATCGAGGGTCTGACGGGCCCGACCTATGACCTCGCCAAGGCCAAGGCGCTGGTGGCGGAAGCCGGCCCCGCCGCCAAGGCAGAGATCGAGCTTGCGACCGCGCCGGTCTTCGACCAGCGCATCGTGCAGGCGATCCAGCAGCAACTCGGCGATGCCGGCTTCACCGTGAAGATCGCGATGTCGGACATGGCGAGCTATCTCAAGCGCTCGCAGGCCGGCCCCGAAGGCACGTCGACGCTGAGCTTCGGGCGCTGGTCCTGCGCCTGCCAGGATGCCGACGGCACGCTCTTCCCGCTGATCCACAAGAGCAGCGGCTGGTCGGCTTATCGCAACCCGAAGGCCGATGCGCTGCTCGAGGAAGCCCGCCAGACCCTCGACAAGGAGAAGCGACTCTCCGCCTACAAGCAGGTCCAGGAGATCATCGCGGCCGACGCGCCCTTCGTGCCGCTCTATCAGGCCGCCGTCATCTATGGCGCAACCAAGAGCCTGAAATGGCAACCGACCCCAAATGAGAGCCTGTTCCTGAACCGCATGAGCTGGAGCGACTGA
- a CDS encoding Crp/Fnr family transcriptional regulator: protein MERPLLRRPDETPDTVYLIDTGTVRPFFTSPHGLDALFADLSSGDFVGDLTAIDGQSLDIYFEAITETTVFVLRRNQFLEILKNSPDFAWDVARRLCERLRTLNRLYIENRVLPMKARLYAELIRLSSSSDDGEISISPPPTHAELARRIASQRETVTKQISALAKDGILRQSGNKMIIERIDELRHRVSGFLGDLPCVSHRPQRHC, encoded by the coding sequence ATGGAGCGGCCCCTTCTGCGGCGCCCGGACGAGACACCGGATACGGTTTATCTGATCGATACCGGTACGGTCAGGCCCTTTTTCACAAGTCCCCATGGCCTCGATGCGCTTTTCGCCGATCTGTCTTCAGGCGACTTCGTTGGCGATCTGACCGCGATCGACGGCCAGAGCCTGGACATATATTTCGAGGCGATCACTGAGACGACGGTTTTCGTTCTGCGCCGAAACCAGTTTCTCGAAATCCTGAAAAACTCGCCGGATTTCGCTTGGGATGTGGCCAGGCGCTTGTGCGAGCGGCTTAGGACCTTGAACAGGCTCTATATCGAAAACCGCGTTCTACCGATGAAGGCGAGGCTCTACGCCGAGCTGATTCGTCTGAGTTCGAGCTCGGACGATGGTGAGATTTCCATTTCGCCGCCCCCGACCCACGCTGAACTTGCCCGTAGAATTGCTTCTCAACGTGAGACCGTGACGAAACAGATAAGCGCGCTGGCGAAGGACGGCATCCTGCGCCAATCCGGAAACAAGATGATTATCGAACGCATCGACGAGTTGCGGCACCGCGTCAGCGGTTTTCTGGGTGACCTTCCCTGCGTGAGCCATCGCCCGCAGCGCCATTGCTAG
- a CDS encoding BrnA antitoxin family protein: MNSDRTRRPTSARDKAEALFKPAVPKAPMPVDTRPSVPGAKELVSLRIDRSVLDHFQSGGPGWQDRINNALRQAAGIGGDEAVMPDEVNSSNDG; this comes from the coding sequence ATGAACAGCGACAGAACTCGCAGGCCCACCAGCGCCCGGGACAAGGCCGAGGCACTGTTCAAGCCGGCCGTTCCGAAAGCACCGATGCCTGTCGACACGCGGCCGAGCGTTCCCGGAGCGAAAGAACTCGTTTCGCTCCGGATCGATCGCAGTGTGCTTGACCATTTTCAGAGTGGCGGACCAGGCTGGCAGGATCGCATCAACAACGCGCTGCGGCAGGCCGCGGGCATCGGTGGAGATGAAGCGGTCATGCCCGACGAGGTGAACTCTTCGAACGACGGCTAG